Proteins encoded by one window of uncultured Celeribacter sp.:
- a CDS encoding Re/Si-specific NAD(P)(+) transhydrogenase subunit alpha, giving the protein MKFGVPKEVFEGEARVALTPESAKQLQKLGYDCAIETGAGALAGFSDKDYEEAGVEIVKTAPALWKECDIVAKVRQPNETEMKRLKKGQTLISFFNPGGNEAGMEAAKAKGANVIAMEMVPRISRAQKMDALSSMANIAGYRAVIEAGNNFGRFFTGQITAAGKVPPAKVLVVGAGVAGLAAIGTSTSLGAVTYAFDVRPEVAEQVESMGAEFVYLDFEEEQQDGAATGGYASVSSPEFREAQLAKFRELAPEMDIVITTALIPNREAPELWTKDMVQAMKPGSVIVDLAAEKGGNCKLTKADEKIVTDNGVTIIGYTDFPSRMATQASTLYATNIRHMMTDLTPEKDGQINHDMEDDVIRGATVTYEGEITFPPPPPKVAAIAAKPKEKVKEKTPEEKRAEEVAAFKAQTKQQVTLIAIGAVLLLGVGLVAPASFMQHFIVFVLSVFIGFQVIWNVSHALHTPLMAVTNAISSIIILGALLQIGSGNWLVILLAALSVFMAGINIFGGFLVTRRMLAMFQKS; this is encoded by the coding sequence GTGAAATTCGGTGTTCCTAAGGAAGTCTTTGAGGGGGAAGCGCGAGTCGCGCTGACGCCTGAAAGCGCCAAGCAATTACAAAAGCTGGGGTATGACTGTGCCATCGAGACCGGGGCGGGTGCGCTCGCCGGGTTCTCGGATAAGGATTACGAAGAGGCGGGCGTCGAGATCGTCAAGACCGCGCCTGCTTTGTGGAAGGAATGCGACATCGTCGCAAAGGTCCGCCAGCCCAACGAGACGGAAATGAAACGTCTCAAAAAGGGCCAGACCTTGATCTCCTTCTTCAATCCGGGCGGCAATGAGGCCGGCATGGAGGCCGCAAAGGCCAAAGGCGCCAATGTCATCGCCATGGAAATGGTGCCGCGGATCTCGCGCGCGCAGAAGATGGACGCGCTCTCAAGCATGGCCAACATCGCGGGCTACCGGGCCGTCATCGAGGCGGGCAACAATTTCGGCCGCTTCTTCACCGGTCAGATCACCGCAGCGGGTAAAGTTCCGCCCGCGAAGGTTCTGGTCGTGGGCGCCGGTGTGGCGGGTCTGGCCGCCATCGGCACCTCGACGTCTTTGGGCGCTGTGACCTACGCCTTCGACGTGCGGCCCGAAGTGGCCGAGCAGGTCGAGAGCATGGGCGCCGAGTTCGTCTATCTCGACTTCGAAGAAGAGCAACAGGACGGTGCGGCCACGGGCGGGTACGCCTCTGTGTCCTCCCCTGAGTTCCGCGAAGCGCAGTTGGCGAAGTTCCGCGAATTGGCGCCGGAAATGGACATCGTGATCACCACGGCGCTCATCCCGAACCGCGAGGCGCCGGAGCTTTGGACCAAGGATATGGTGCAAGCCATGAAACCCGGCTCCGTGATCGTCGATCTGGCGGCGGAAAAGGGCGGCAACTGTAAGTTGACCAAGGCGGACGAGAAAATCGTCACCGACAACGGCGTGACCATCATCGGCTACACCGATTTCCCGTCCCGCATGGCGACGCAGGCCTCGACGCTCTACGCCACCAACATCCGTCACATGATGACCGACCTGACCCCGGAAAAAGACGGTCAGATCAATCACGACATGGAAGACGACGTGATCCGTGGCGCGACCGTGACCTATGAGGGCGAGATCACCTTCCCGCCGCCGCCGCCGAAAGTGGCCGCGATCGCCGCGAAGCCGAAGGAAAAGGTCAAGGAAAAGACCCCCGAGGAAAAACGCGCCGAAGAGGTCGCCGCTTTCAAGGCGCAAACCAAGCAACAGGTGACGTTGATCGCCATCGGCGCCGTGCTTTTGCTGGGCGTGGGCCTTGTCGCACCTGCATCGTTCATGCAGCACTTCATCGTTTTCGTGCTCTCTGTCTTCATCGGTTTCCAGGTGATCTGGAACGTCAGCCACGCGCTGCACACGCCCTTGATGGCCGTGACCAACGCGATCTCCTCCATCATCATTTTGGGCGCTCTGCTGCAAATCGGCTCGGGCAACTGGTTGGTGATCCTCTTGGCCGCGCTCTCTGTCTTTATGGCGGGGATCAACATTTTCGGCGGCTTCCTCGTGACACGGCGCATGCTCGCCATGTTCCAGAAATCGTAA
- a CDS encoding ABC transporter permease: MLHFTIRRLVLAVPTLLFISLVIFLLLDLAPGDPMASIPLTVPPEVKEKMREALGLGEPVHIRFLNWLYQFFVVEPQVAFDHIFGTNFAEGKQRIISFQSRSPVMSVVAERMPQTLWVVGLSYIFATLIAVPIGIISAYRQYSWFDQLGTFVSMVGFSIPTFFSGVLLIVVFSVTLGWFPSIYDTTHRITDWPSFWFQVRQMAMPVFVLTLYNAAQVSRFMRASMLDNLNQDYVRTARAKGLSERVVVLMHVLRNSMIPVVTVIALGVPNIFGGAIITEQVFQVNGLGQMLITAIYASDAPMVQTLTFIFAVLIVLFNLIADIIYGMLDPRIRYD; this comes from the coding sequence ATGCTTCATTTCACGATCCGTCGCCTGGTTCTCGCCGTGCCGACGCTGCTGTTCATCTCGCTGGTGATCTTCCTGCTGCTCGATCTGGCCCCCGGCGATCCGATGGCCTCGATCCCGCTCACCGTGCCGCCCGAGGTGAAAGAGAAAATGCGCGAGGCTCTGGGCCTTGGCGAACCCGTCCACATCCGGTTTCTGAACTGGCTCTATCAGTTCTTCGTCGTCGAACCTCAGGTTGCCTTTGACCATATCTTCGGCACTAATTTTGCCGAGGGGAAACAACGGATTATCTCCTTCCAATCCCGCTCGCCGGTGATGTCCGTCGTCGCCGAACGCATGCCGCAGACGCTTTGGGTCGTGGGCCTGTCCTACATTTTCGCGACGCTGATCGCCGTACCAATCGGCATCATCTCCGCCTATCGTCAGTACAGCTGGTTCGACCAGCTCGGCACCTTTGTGTCCATGGTGGGCTTCTCCATCCCGACGTTTTTCTCCGGCGTGCTGTTGATTGTCGTCTTCTCCGTGACCCTCGGTTGGTTCCCGTCGATCTACGACACCACGCATAGGATCACCGATTGGCCCTCATTCTGGTTCCAAGTGCGCCAGATGGCGATGCCGGTGTTTGTCCTGACGCTCTATAACGCGGCCCAAGTCAGCCGCTTCATGCGCGCCTCGATGCTCGACAATCTCAATCAGGATTACGTCCGCACCGCGCGGGCCAAAGGCCTGTCCGAGCGTGTCGTGGTCCTCATGCATGTGCTGCGCAACTCGATGATCCCTGTGGTGACCGTGATTGCCTTGGGTGTGCCAAACATCTTTGGCGGCGCCATCATCACCGAGCAGGTGTTCCAAGTGAACGGTCTCGGTCAGATGCTAATCACCGCGATCTACGCCTCTGACGCGCCGATGGTGCAGACGCTGACCTTTATCTTCGCGGTGCTCATCGTGCTCTTCAACCTCATTGCGGACATCATCTACGGCATGCTCGATCCGCGCATCCGCTACGATTAA
- a CDS encoding pentapeptide repeat-containing protein encodes MALAQTAWTGFEGRTLWDWMGILTIPAYLGFGSLLLGLVQLELASLRAEGAAFQTYLDRISQMDLNDPGTHAIARAQTGAVMTQVTGPRAARVLQFLSDLDALTITRPDLENQDLRGAELKGLDLRGFSFEEADLRGVDFEGAQLTGASFEDANLKGADFKSADLSAADFAGANMRRVSLSFAAVAGAHFEQARHLSDCELEKACQTVGICLAERHKTDDTDD; translated from the coding sequence GTGGCTCTGGCGCAAACCGCCTGGACGGGGTTCGAGGGGCGCACGCTTTGGGACTGGATGGGCATCCTCACGATCCCTGCCTATCTCGGTTTCGGCTCGCTGTTGTTAGGGCTTGTGCAACTGGAGCTCGCCTCCCTGCGTGCCGAAGGGGCCGCCTTTCAGACCTATCTGGATCGCATTTCCCAAATGGATTTGAACGATCCCGGCACGCATGCCATTGCCCGCGCCCAAACCGGCGCGGTGATGACCCAGGTGACCGGCCCGAGAGCCGCACGGGTGTTGCAGTTTCTCTCCGATCTCGACGCGCTTACGATCACCCGGCCCGATCTCGAAAATCAGGATCTGCGTGGTGCAGAGCTCAAGGGGCTCGATCTGCGCGGTTTCAGTTTCGAAGAGGCCGACCTGCGTGGCGTGGATTTCGAAGGGGCACAACTCACCGGAGCCAGTTTCGAAGACGCCAATCTCAAGGGCGCGGATTTCAAATCAGCCGACCTCTCTGCCGCGGATTTCGCCGGCGCCAATATGCGCCGGGTCAGCCTGTCTTTTGCCGCCGTGGCCGGGGCCCATTTTGAGCAGGCGCGTCATCTCTCCGACTGTGAGTTGGAAAAGGCCTGTCAGACGGTCGGCATCTGTCTGGCTGAGCGGCACAAGACCGATGACACGGACGACTGA
- a CDS encoding ABC transporter permease, with amino-acid sequence MTDTATIPAPDEKPRNQWWDVWDQFKTHKGAMAGLIFFVFIVLAVYLGPFIWTIDPSHIDIRARNQGPSLAHPFGADQLGRDVLARMLQGGQVSISVGLTAMFLSLVLGTFVGVLAGYWKKLDGILMRLTDLFLALPLLPLLLVIIMLFRDPLRSVFGLETGIFILIVFVIGITSWMQTARIVRGDVLALKEREYVLAARSIGTPSNRIVSRHILPNIMSPIMVSATLGIANAIITESALSFLGLGFPPDYPTWGRLLYDSKDFIQQYPERVIWPGLAISLTVLAVNYIGDGLRDALDPRIRGR; translated from the coding sequence ATGACTGACACAGCGACCATCCCTGCCCCCGATGAGAAACCCCGCAACCAGTGGTGGGACGTCTGGGACCAGTTCAAGACCCACAAGGGTGCCATGGCCGGGCTGATCTTTTTCGTCTTCATCGTGCTGGCCGTCTATCTCGGCCCGTTCATTTGGACCATCGACCCCAGCCACATCGACATCCGTGCCCGCAACCAAGGCCCGTCGCTGGCGCATCCGTTTGGCGCCGACCAGTTGGGCCGCGATGTGCTTGCGCGGATGTTGCAAGGCGGACAGGTCTCGATCTCCGTCGGCCTCACCGCCATGTTCCTGTCCTTGGTTTTGGGCACCTTCGTGGGCGTCCTGGCGGGCTATTGGAAGAAACTCGACGGCATCTTGATGCGCCTCACCGATCTGTTTCTCGCCCTGCCGCTTTTGCCGCTTCTTCTGGTGATCATCATGCTGTTCCGCGACCCTTTGCGGTCGGTCTTTGGCCTTGAGACCGGGATTTTCATCCTGATCGTTTTCGTCATCGGCATCACCAGTTGGATGCAGACCGCCCGGATCGTGCGCGGTGACGTTTTGGCGCTCAAGGAACGCGAATATGTGCTGGCCGCCCGCTCCATCGGCACGCCGTCGAACCGGATCGTCTCGCGCCATATCCTTCCGAACATCATGTCGCCGATCATGGTCTCGGCCACTTTGGGCATCGCCAATGCGATCATCACAGAGTCCGCGCTGTCGTTTCTGGGCCTCGGCTTCCCACCGGATTATCCGACCTGGGGCCGCCTGCTCTATGATTCGAAGGATTTCATCCAGCAGTACCCCGAACGCGTCATCTGGCCCGGTCTGGCGATTTCCTTGACGGTGCTGGCCGTGAACTACATCGGCGACGGGCTGCGCGATGCGCTCGATCCGCGTATTCGCGGGCGGTGA
- a CDS encoding NAD(P)(+) transhydrogenase (Re/Si-specific) subunit beta codes for MDFGFTTAAYVVAAVLFILSLGGLSGQESAKRAVWYGIAGMALAVFATLIGPGAGLWLLSLILIAAGGIIGWYVANKVEMTEMPQLVAAMHSLVGLAAVFVGFNAHFVMHHVAGLHGGEELGTFAALVAHKSPVELNILKVELFLGIFIGAVTFTGSVIAYGKLAGKVSSAAKKLPGGHMLNAGAAALSLLCLIWYFNTGGLFPVILMTLAALFIGYHLIMGIGGADMPVVVSMLNSYSGWAAAAIGFSLSNDLLIVVGALVGSSGAILSYIMCKAMNRSFVSVILGGFGGTAGPAMEVEGEQVAIDADGVANALNEADSVIIVPGYGMAVAQAQGAVSELTNKLRAKGKNVRFAIHPVAGRLPGHMNVLLAEAKVPYDIVMEMDEINDDFPDTDVVIVIGSNDIVNPAAQEDPNSPIAGMPVLEVWKAKQVFVSKRGQGTGYSGIENPLFYKENTRMFYGDAKASMNALLPKID; via the coding sequence ATGGATTTCGGATTTACGACGGCGGCCTATGTGGTCGCGGCGGTTCTCTTCATCCTCTCCCTGGGCGGTTTGTCGGGGCAGGAAAGCGCGAAACGCGCGGTGTGGTACGGCATTGCCGGCATGGCTTTGGCGGTCTTCGCAACGCTCATCGGGCCGGGGGCGGGGCTTTGGCTCCTGTCGCTCATCCTGATCGCGGCGGGCGGTATCATCGGCTGGTATGTGGCCAATAAGGTCGAGATGACCGAGATGCCGCAGTTGGTCGCGGCGATGCACTCGCTCGTCGGTCTGGCGGCCGTTTTTGTCGGCTTCAACGCGCATTTCGTGATGCATCATGTGGCGGGTCTGCATGGTGGTGAAGAGCTTGGGACGTTCGCAGCACTTGTGGCGCATAAGTCGCCGGTTGAGTTGAACATTCTCAAGGTCGAGCTGTTCCTCGGCATCTTCATCGGGGCGGTGACCTTCACCGGTTCCGTGATCGCCTATGGCAAACTCGCGGGCAAGGTCTCCTCGGCGGCGAAAAAGCTTCCGGGCGGGCATATGCTCAACGCGGGTGCGGCTGCGCTCTCGCTGCTCTGTCTGATCTGGTACTTCAACACCGGCGGGCTGTTCCCGGTCATCCTGATGACGCTGGCGGCCCTCTTCATCGGCTACCATCTGATCATGGGCATCGGCGGCGCTGACATGCCGGTCGTGGTCTCCATGCTCAACTCCTACTCGGGCTGGGCTGCTGCTGCGATTGGTTTCTCGCTGTCCAACGATCTCCTGATCGTGGTCGGTGCGCTGGTCGGCTCCTCGGGTGCGATCCTCTCCTACATCATGTGTAAGGCGATGAACCGCAGCTTTGTCTCCGTGATCTTGGGCGGCTTCGGCGGCACAGCAGGTCCGGCGATGGAGGTCGAGGGCGAACAAGTGGCGATCGACGCCGACGGCGTGGCCAATGCTTTGAACGAAGCTGATAGCGTGATCATCGTGCCGGGCTACGGCATGGCGGTGGCGCAGGCGCAGGGTGCCGTGTCCGAGCTGACCAACAAGCTGCGCGCCAAGGGCAAGAACGTCCGCTTCGCCATCCACCCGGTCGCAGGCCGCCTGCCGGGGCACATGAACGTGCTCCTGGCCGAAGCCAAGGTGCCCTACGACATCGTGATGGAAATGGACGAGATCAACGACGACTTCCCGGACACTGACGTGGTGATCGTGATCGGTTCGAACGACATCGTGAACCCCGCCGCGCAAGAAGACCCGAACTCCCCCATCGCGGGCATGCCGGTCCTCGAGGTGTGGAAGGCGAAACAGGTGTTCGTGTCGAAACGCGGTCAGGGCACCGGGTATTCGGGCATCGAAAACCCGCTGTTCTACAAAGAAAACACGCGCATGTTCTATGGCGATGCGAAGGCGTCCATGAACGCCCTGTTGCCGAAGATCGACTGA
- a CDS encoding DUF3422 domain-containing protein, translating to MAPLQDHPRRYELANELHARPFPEVSTNARAAYLAIRASGDAARRDRDLDRAHLLALLDRYGAAHPAPGATHYIGPLGKYRLKWESHTEFVTYTIFADGVADRAFDKGTFDLFPEDWLNDAPGQRITSALIRVETVETEAQIVERIDSWFERESLAVAHVLDGALTVAGDFRIDEAGHMRFAIFPEPDCGRRRIGRVLQRLCEIETYKAMSMLGLVQARKVVRELADIEQELAELMATLTSKQDVSAEELLDDVLGLSTRIEGIVTRTNFRFGATGAYEAIVHQRIEVLRESRFMARQLFGEFMMRRYDPAMRTVQAAKTQVESLAERTARAANLLRTKVDVGRQAQNQSLLESMNKRADLQLRLQETVEGLSVVAISYYAVSLVGYLVYPFLEPLHLSKGLALALVTPLVVLAVWLGLRRIKKHHLG from the coding sequence ATGGCCCCTTTGCAAGACCACCCGCGCCGCTATGAGCTGGCCAATGAACTGCACGCCCGGCCTTTCCCGGAGGTGAGCACCAATGCGCGCGCCGCCTATCTGGCGATCCGGGCTTCGGGCGATGCGGCGCGGCGCGACCGCGATCTGGACCGGGCGCATCTTTTGGCGCTTTTGGACCGCTATGGGGCCGCCCATCCGGCACCGGGGGCAACGCATTACATCGGGCCTTTGGGCAAATATCGTCTGAAATGGGAAAGCCACACGGAATTCGTGACCTATACGATTTTCGCCGATGGCGTGGCGGACCGGGCCTTTGACAAAGGCACCTTCGATCTCTTCCCGGAAGACTGGCTGAATGACGCGCCAGGGCAGCGGATCACCTCCGCGCTCATCCGGGTGGAAACCGTGGAAACGGAGGCCCAAATTGTCGAGCGGATCGACAGCTGGTTCGAGCGCGAAAGCCTCGCCGTGGCCCATGTTCTCGATGGGGCACTGACGGTGGCGGGAGATTTTCGCATCGATGAGGCCGGGCATATGCGCTTTGCGATTTTCCCGGAACCCGATTGCGGTCGACGCCGGATCGGGCGGGTGCTGCAGCGGCTTTGCGAGATCGAGACCTATAAGGCGATGTCGATGCTGGGCCTCGTGCAGGCGCGCAAAGTGGTGCGGGAGCTTGCGGATATTGAACAGGAACTGGCGGAACTGATGGCGACGCTGACCTCGAAACAGGATGTCTCCGCAGAGGAGCTTTTGGACGATGTTTTAGGGCTTTCGACCCGGATCGAGGGCATCGTGACGCGGACGAATTTCCGCTTTGGCGCGACCGGGGCCTATGAGGCGATTGTGCACCAGCGGATCGAAGTGCTGCGCGAAAGCCGCTTCATGGCGCGGCAGCTTTTCGGCGAGTTCATGATGCGGCGTTATGACCCTGCGATGCGCACCGTTCAGGCGGCCAAGACGCAGGTCGAAAGCCTCGCGGAACGCACGGCGCGGGCGGCGAACCTGTTGCGCACCAAGGTCGATGTCGGGCGTCAGGCGCAGAACCAATCTCTGTTGGAGAGTATGAACAAACGTGCCGATCTACAACTGCGCTTGCAGGAGACGGTCGAGGGGCTGTCGGTGGTGGCGATCAGCTATTACGCCGTGAGCCTCGTGGGCTATCTGGTCTACCCATTCCTCGAACCGTTGCACCTGTCGAAAGGGCTGGCGCTGGCGCTGGTCACGCCGCTGGTTGTGCTTGCGGTCTGGCTTGGCCTGCGGCGGATAAAGAAGCACCATCTCGGATGA
- a CDS encoding isoprenylcysteine carboxylmethyltransferase family protein: MKRLDYPPIWLLGFMALAWALNWVLTKAGLGFEAPYALKLLGGLLIALGLLLMALAVFAMLRHRTTVVPHRVPSDIVTDGVYRLTRNPIYLGDAFTLVGFALLFAHPAGVLLTPIFMAVIQRRFIAEEETWLRTKFSQEFQTWAEKTRRWL; encoded by the coding sequence ATGAAAAGACTCGATTATCCACCGATCTGGCTTTTGGGCTTTATGGCGCTCGCTTGGGCGCTCAACTGGGTTTTGACGAAAGCCGGGCTTGGCTTTGAGGCGCCATACGCGCTCAAACTTCTGGGCGGGCTGCTGATCGCCTTGGGGCTTTTGCTCATGGCGCTGGCGGTCTTTGCCATGCTGCGGCATCGCACCACCGTGGTGCCGCATCGGGTGCCCTCCGACATCGTGACGGATGGCGTTTACAGATTGACGAGAAACCCGATTTATCTGGGCGACGCCTTTACACTCGTGGGCTTTGCTCTACTGTTCGCCCATCCGGCAGGTGTGCTTTTGACCCCCATCTTCATGGCGGTGATACAAAGGCGTTTCATTGCCGAGGAAGAAACATGGCTCAGGACGAAATTTTCGCAGGAGTTTCAAACCTGGGCAGAAAAAACGCGGCGTTGGCTGTGA
- a CDS encoding YeeE/YedE family protein, protein MYESLGLDLSPRQAAVILGLVIGVLFGALAEVSRFCFRRSVAGAKGERGAAAGVWLAGLATAVLGTQLAVAQGLISFANHRFLTPDLPWLAILIGGVMFGVGMVLTRGCVSRLTVLSGSGNLRAALVLVVFAVVAHATLKGVLAPLRTTLGGVTLSLDTAALPGSALIWTLLIVGAAAIAAWRLATSKRDLVLGALIGLLVPAAWIGTGFVLFDEFDPIAMESLSFTSPAAETLFWSVAASSIPAGFGTGLIGGVILGALVSSLLSDRFRWQSFESPRQTGRYMAGAALMGMGGVLAGGCTVGAGLAGVPSLSLAAILALVSIALGGVIAARLIRDGASLSAAGQARPQAQPAA, encoded by the coding sequence ATGTATGAATCTCTCGGACTGGACCTGTCCCCGCGCCAAGCGGCGGTGATCCTTGGCCTTGTGATCGGTGTGCTTTTCGGCGCACTGGCCGAAGTGTCGCGCTTTTGTTTCCGTCGCTCTGTCGCTGGGGCAAAGGGCGAACGTGGCGCCGCGGCGGGCGTGTGGCTCGCAGGTCTCGCCACCGCCGTGCTCGGCACGCAACTCGCCGTCGCGCAAGGCCTGATTTCCTTTGCGAATCACCGGTTCCTGACGCCCGATCTGCCGTGGCTTGCAATCCTGATCGGCGGGGTGATGTTCGGCGTCGGCATGGTTTTGACCCGGGGCTGCGTCTCGCGTCTCACCGTTCTGTCCGGTTCCGGCAACCTGCGTGCGGCCCTCGTGCTCGTGGTCTTCGCCGTCGTGGCCCATGCCACACTCAAAGGCGTGCTGGCCCCGCTGCGCACCACTCTGGGCGGCGTTACGCTGTCGCTGGACACGGCCGCCCTGCCCGGCTCTGCGCTGATCTGGACTTTGCTCATCGTCGGGGCTGCGGCCATCGCCGCGTGGCGTCTCGCCACCTCCAAACGCGATCTCGTCCTCGGCGCCTTGATCGGCCTTCTGGTGCCCGCCGCATGGATCGGCACGGGTTTTGTCCTCTTCGACGAATTCGACCCGATCGCGATGGAAAGCCTGTCGTTTACCTCCCCCGCCGCCGAGACCCTGTTCTGGTCCGTCGCGGCGTCTTCTATCCCTGCGGGATTTGGCACCGGCCTTATCGGTGGTGTCATTTTGGGGGCTCTCGTCTCGTCGCTGTTGTCTGACCGCTTCCGGTGGCAGAGTTTCGAGAGCCCCCGTCAAACCGGGCGTTACATGGCCGGAGCGGCCTTGATGGGTATGGGCGGCGTGTTGGCTGGCGGCTGCACCGTGGGTGCGGGCCTTGCGGGCGTCCCGAGCCTGTCTCTGGCCGCCATCCTTGCCCTTGTCTCGATTGCTCTGGGGGGCGTGATCGCCGCCCGGCTCATCCGAGATGGTGCTTCTTTATCCGCCGCAGGCCAAGCCAGACCGCAAGCACAACCAGCGGCGTGA
- a CDS encoding amidohydrolase: MQHTRPEDIQSDLAFIEKMTAMRHDIHAHPETAFEEVRTSAIVAAYLEGLGIAVHRGLGKTGVVGTLKGTRPGQKTIALRADMDALHITEETGVPYSSTVPGKMHACGHDGHTTMLLGAAEKLATNPDFAGTVHFVFQPAEEGGGGADAMIKDGLFELFPTDAIYGVHNGPMDPLGLLTTRVGPYTSASDDWEIVFEGTGGHGASPEKATDPTVAAGQFMATLGNVVSRHVALTDWAVVSIGHVAGGERESANIIPAKVMVAGTARSYAPEVRDTLEREITRLAEGCAMAGGVEAHVSYERGYPPLLNTANEVAVTGRAHIAAVSEALTVTEAPAIGASEDFAYYLEKIPGAYVSIGNGDGPGSAFVHTPKFNFNDDLIPIGVAFWMNVVAEELG; encoded by the coding sequence ATGCAGCACACCCGCCCCGAAGACATCCAGAGCGATCTGGCTTTCATCGAAAAAATGACAGCCATGCGTCACGACATCCATGCCCATCCGGAGACCGCTTTTGAAGAGGTGCGGACCTCCGCCATCGTTGCGGCGTATCTCGAAGGGCTGGGGATTGCGGTGCATCGCGGGCTTGGCAAGACCGGCGTGGTGGGGACGCTGAAAGGCACGCGTCCGGGGCAGAAAACCATCGCGCTGCGCGCCGATATGGATGCGCTTCATATCACCGAGGAGACGGGCGTGCCCTATAGTTCGACCGTACCCGGCAAGATGCATGCCTGCGGTCATGATGGCCACACCACGATGCTTTTGGGCGCGGCAGAAAAGCTGGCCACCAACCCGGATTTTGCGGGCACCGTACATTTCGTGTTCCAACCCGCCGAAGAGGGCGGCGGCGGGGCCGATGCGATGATTAAAGACGGTTTGTTCGAACTGTTCCCCACGGATGCGATTTACGGTGTGCACAATGGACCCATGGACCCTCTGGGGCTTTTGACGACACGTGTTGGACCTTATACCTCTGCCTCGGACGATTGGGAGATTGTGTTCGAAGGCACCGGGGGCCACGGTGCCTCGCCCGAAAAAGCCACCGATCCGACGGTGGCCGCCGGGCAATTCATGGCGACGCTTGGCAATGTCGTCTCGCGTCACGTTGCGCTCACGGATTGGGCCGTGGTCTCCATCGGTCATGTCGCAGGCGGCGAGCGCGAAAGTGCTAATATTATTCCGGCCAAAGTCATGGTCGCAGGCACGGCGCGCAGCTATGCGCCCGAGGTGCGTGACACGTTGGAACGCGAGATCACGCGGCTGGCCGAGGGCTGTGCCATGGCGGGTGGCGTGGAGGCTCATGTTTCCTATGAACGGGGCTATCCTCCGCTGTTGAACACTGCGAATGAGGTTGCCGTCACGGGCCGCGCGCATATCGCCGCCGTGAGCGAGGCCCTGACTGTGACGGAGGCGCCCGCCATCGGCGCCAGCGAGGATTTCGCCTATTACCTCGAAAAAATCCCCGGGGCCTATGTCTCAATCGGCAATGGCGATGGGCCGGGATCGGCTTTTGTCCACACGCCGAAATTCAATTTCAACGACGATCTGATCCCGATTGGTGTGGCGTTCTGGATGAATGTCGTGGCCGAAGAATTGGGCTAA